The following coding sequences lie in one Musa acuminata AAA Group cultivar baxijiao chromosome BXJ3-1, Cavendish_Baxijiao_AAA, whole genome shotgun sequence genomic window:
- the LOC135628229 gene encoding uncharacterized protein LOC135628229, with the protein MASSLVLRSFTSSCSVAFGTRRFLPHLFGAATCRFFARSMAADSATASGPFRKVQIQRDDTTFDAYVAGKDNAPGIVVLQEWWGVDFEIKNHALHIAQMNPGYRTLIPDLYRGKLGLDAAEAQHLMEGLDWQGAVKDIRASVNWLKSTGSSKVGVTGYCMGGALSVASGVLVPEADAVVAFYGVPPPQLADPSLAKAPIQAHFGELDNIVGFSDISAAKQLEEKLKSSGVPYEVYIYPGCAHAFMNASPDGIKRRKEMGMTDGNPAAVELAWSRFSSWMGQYLLSP; encoded by the exons ATGGCGTCGTCTTTGGTGCTGAGGTCGTTTACTTCGTCTTGCTCCGTCGCCTTCGGAACCCGTCGCTTCCTACCGCATCTCTTCGGGGCCGCTACTTGCAGATTCTTCGCTCGATCCATGGCCGCCGACTCCGCCACTGCTTCCGGCCCTTTCCGGAAGGTTCAGATCCAAAGAGACGACACC ACATTTGATGCATATGTAGCTGGCAAAGATAATGCTCCAGGGATAGTAGTGCTGCAAGAGTGGTGGGGAGTTGATTTTGAGATCAAGAACCATGCTTTACACATTGCACAAATGAATCCAGGTTATAGAACTCTTATTCCAGA TTTGTATCGTGGAAAACTTGGTCTGGATGCTGCTGAGGCACAACACTTGATGGAAGGCTTGGACTGGCAGGGTGCTGTTAAGGACATACGTGCTTCAGTTAATTGGCTTAAATCAACTGGTTCATCAAAG GTTGGTGTGACTGGATATTGCATGGGAGGTGCCCTGTCTGTTGCAAGTGGAGTTCTGGTTCCTGAAGCTGATGCTGTAGTAGCCTTTTATGGAGTTCCTCCACCTCAACTTGCTGATCCATCATTGGCTAAGGCACCTATTCAAGCTCATTTTGGGGAGCTGGATAACATTGTTGGATTCTCTGATATCAGT GCAGCAAAACAATTGGAAGAGAAGCTAAAATCCTCTGGAGTTCCGTATGAGGTGTATATTTATCCAGGTTGTGCTCATGCGTTCATGAACGCATCtccagatggcatcaaaaggagGAAGGAAATGGGAATGACTGATGGCAACCCTGCAGCTGTTGAATTGGCTTGGTCTCGCTTCAGTTCCTGGATGGGGCAGTACTTGCTGTCTCCGTAA
- the LOC135628257 gene encoding bidirectional sugar transporter SWEET2a-like, producing MIKLVVFGNTLHDLCIFVLNGRREKREEGYCSWFGDKNNTAVQGEEGEKGGLMISSDFAAASSSTSSFYGFCTYAAGIAGNVFAFVLFVSPMPTFKRIVRNKSTEQFSGLPYIYSLLNCLICMWYGLPWVSYGVILVATVNSIGAAFQLAYVSLFIRFADSAKRLRMSGLLIGVFSVFALIIYASLELCDHPTRQIFVGYLSVASLISMFASPLFIINLVIRTRSVEFMPFYLSLATFLMSISFFAYGMLLHDFFIYIPNGIGTVLGVVQLLLYAYYSKSVEESRLPLVASH from the exons ATGATCAAATTAGTCGTGTTTGGAAACACACTCCACGATTTATGTATTTTTGTGCTCAACGGGAGaagggagaagagagaagagggaTACTGTTCTTGGTTTGGTGATAAGAACAATACAGCTGTACAGGGAGAGGAGGGAGAAAAAGGAGGGCTGATGATTTCTTCAGACTTCGCAGCGGCATCGTCTTCCACTTCCTCCTTCTATGGCTTCTGCACTTATGCGGCTGGAATTGCTG GCAATGTTTTTGCCTTCGTATTGTTTGTCTCACCAAT GCCAACATTCAAAAGAATTGTGCGAAACAAGTCCACCGAGCAGTTCTCAGGCTTGCCCTATATATACTCTCTCTTGAACTGCTTGATCTGTATGTGGTATGGGCTTCCTTGGGTGTCTTATGGGGTGATCTTGGTGGCGACCGTCAATTCTATCGGTGCTGCTTTTCAATTAGCCTATGTCAGTCTCTTCATCAGATTTGCAGATTCTGCAAAAAGG TTGAGGATGTCCGGACTGCTGATAGGGGTTTTCTCTGTTTTTGCTCTGATCATATATGCGAGCCTTGAGTTGTGCGACCACCCGACACGACAAATATTTGTTGGGTATTTAAGTGTTGCTTCACTCATTTCCATGTTTGCATCTCCATTATTTATCATC AATTTGGTGATCAGGACTAGGAGTGTGGAGTTCATGCCCTTCTATCTATCCCTTGCAACCTTCTTGATGAGCATCTCTTTCTTTGCGTATGGGATGCTATTGCACGACTTCTTCATATAT ATCCCAAATGGGATTGGAACAGTTCTGGGGGTAGTACAACTGTTGCTGTATGCCTATTACAGTAAATCTGTAGAAGAGTCTCGCTTGCCATTGGTGGCTTCACACTGA